The following are encoded in a window of Impatiens glandulifera chromosome 5, dImpGla2.1, whole genome shotgun sequence genomic DNA:
- the LOC124940495 gene encoding cytochrome b5-like, giving the protein MNSSKVFTLSEVSHHKTGTDCWFIINGKVLDVTKFLEDHPGGDGILIEWGGKDATKVFEDIGHSKSAKEMIVKYQIGYLHGYELEEKDDHDDDHIYKEPVKKKEMTAFVIKEDPRFKYATILEFFVPLFVSGGFMAYRYFSPSF; this is encoded by the exons ATGAATTCCTCAAAAGTTTTCACCCTCTCTGAAGTTTCTCATCACAAGACAGGAACAGATTGTTGGTTCATCATCAATGGCAAA GTTTTGGACGTGACGAAATTTCTAGAAGATCATCCAGGAGGAGATGGTATTTTGATAGAATGGGGAGGAAAAGATGCTACAAAAGTGTTTGAAGATATTGGGCATAGTAAATCGGCCAAGGAAATGATAGTTAAATATCAGATTGGTTATCTCCATGGATATGAACTTGAAGAAAAGgatgatcatgatgatgatCATATTTATAAAGAACCAGTCAAGAAAAAGGAAATGACTGCTTTTGTCATTAAGGAAGATCCACGATTCAAGTATGCTACAATTCTTGAGTTCTTCGTACCTCTGTTTGTCTCAGGTGGATTCATGGCTTACCGTTACTTTTCTCCatctttctaa